GTAACGACTAATGTGGTACAAAGATAAAGAAGCATTCGTAAagagttcaatccaatatctATTAAATTATACCTATCCTATGTACACAAAGTTGCCCAACAAATAATTTGTATTGTGACCCAAAAATTGGAAGCAAATTGATATGGGCGCCTTGATGAATTCAAACTATGACAAACTTAATTTCGTTCTCCACGTCTCTCCAACAACCTTTCTGGGTTGTGGATTATCCGGTCCTCTGTCCCTCTGTCCTGATGTAAAGTATAGCCATCCATCCCAAAATCCAGCTAATGTTGTTTTCACTCGGTATGGAAGTTTTCCGATCACTGACCATTTCTGCATTCAATAAGAAAACCATTTCAGCTTACTTGAAATGCCCAACTGTGATCATTTTTAACCGTGAACAAAATGAGACACATGTACAATTTATCAGGTCAGTATGAACAACAGAATGTCATAATAAACTACAAGACCCACAGATAAGTCAGAAATATCTGTTATAGAATGGTCTAAGAGGTATTAAAGGATAAAAAGAAATGCATAACCAAAATATGTTAAGAGCAGAAGAGTACCATAGAGTCTAAGTTAAATTGGAAGACCTCTCCAACCAGCATCATCCTTTTCGTAACTGGGTGCTTTTCTGTTGTACCTCCAGTAATAATAATTGAATTGTTGACAATTACCCATGCACACTCTATATGGGAGTTTGGCTTTGGCATAGGTGGCAAAACTTTCCATTTCATTTCATCATCCAGCATATAAACATTTCCATAGACCACctgaaattttataaattttaaggcCACAAAACTAAAGCATCGCGGGAAAATTTAATATTAAGAATTCAATGTATGTTAGTCTCTCATGTATATTAGGTTTTTTTTTCCCAATGAGTGGGAATATAAGTCATGAGTTTACAGCACTCACACACCTTGTGCACTAACCACTTGCACTAGACCCCAATAGCATCATATATATTAGGTGTCACAAAAGAGGTGTATTTATGAGAAAGATTATATACAAGTTACAAcattctatcaaattcaattacctttttcatatctttaaaTTCAACTATTGAAACTACAATATGCAACTGAGAACTCATTTATGTAACAATAACCAAAGAAGATGATACCTCATGTCTGCGTGAACACTTGAATATTGGTGAACCCGGTTTAGGCATGAAATCACCCTCTTGTCCACCGATAACGTAAAGGTGATCATTGACCACAATGCAAGCCCTACACCAAATAAGGTGGAGTTTAGATAAAAGCCTAAGAATTTCCTTTCCTAGACAACAAATATTGTATCACTTTTCAAGTAATCCTTTCAAAGCTTCATAGGTTTGTACTTTGTAGTGACCCAGGTTTGGTTTTCTTAACATGGAtttctatttaaatatttaaaagtggtATTTTATTAACATCTTCAGCAGAAGATGCCATGGTGTATGTGTATAACCAAAATATCAAATCAAAATCTCCACCAATTTTCCCATTGTATAGATAGAGTCAATCATAGTTATCACTATCTTGATTTGATACAAAACTATATCTAATCGATACAAGTCACTAGTGTATATCTATTTCAAACATCAATTTCTGAGTCATGTTAATGAGATTCTATTCACTAAGTAAATCTTTTGATTCGTGATTTGAAGTCAAACTTACATTGTCTTGTATTACTTGAATTTAATGAGAACAAACATTAAGGTTAACCAATGAGCAGGCATAAAGATCTAACTACAAGCATATAGGCAGTGTAGTCACCTATGTGGTCCACCGCGTGGAATAGGAATTTCAGTCCGCCATTGTTTCTCCAAAGCTTTCCCATCCTTTACAGCCAAACTCCAATGATCTAAGGCAGGTGTATGGCGATTCTCCTTGCCACCACCCATGACATGGAGTCTTCCCCTCCACAATTGAGTTGCAGGAGCATACCTGAAAATACATTAATTagcttggtgcgtggatattaacggtgggcggtccatggtccgatcgataggctctgataccatattagagtttgacctaactcatccttacaaaaccagtTCGTAAGGTGaagagtgtccctctatatatactgctctatctccaaccaatatgggactttaggatcttcctaataaagAGGAAGAGGCGTACCTGGGGAAAGGCAATGGAGGCAAATTATCCCATTTCTTTGTGATGGTATCCAACACAAACACAGTGGAAATAGGTCCTCTGCATTGTGGACCATACTGTCCAGAGACTATATATATGTACCTCTCATCAGTTGCAACTCCCAAATGTGAATGAGCCATTTCTTTTGGTGTATCAAATTTATCTACCCACTTATTGCTCCTGAAATCAAACACATCAACATGAGAGTGCACCTGTAAAGTAAGAAACACAAAGTTAGCTACTCGTAAATCATCATGGTTACTAATGAGATATAAAATTGTGACATGAAAATACTTACATGATCAAGATTGGCGTATcctgaaaaaacataaaaaagatTTTGGATCTGAATAGAATAACCATCTAAACGAGGCACGGGAGCCGAATCCATTTGCTCCCAATTCCATTGAGGAGCAGGTATATCAGCAAATGTAGCGGAAAGAAATCTCTCGGGAGTTTTATGAGGTGGAGTAATTGTGCTGTTAGGGATATCGATGAGCCAATTGGAAGTGATGGATATGTGAGCGGAAGAGTGGAAGATGTGGTTGGCGATGAAAGCGATGGCAATGAATGTTGAGAGAGAGAggaagatggtgatgatgattttgGTGGAGAATGTGTGCTTAGAGTGAAACCTGGCCATTGGTTAGAGATTGTATGAATGGTAAATGTGTTGgccatttttatttattcttgttGTTTGGGGGAAACTGTGGGAGATGGAGGATGAGAATTGAGAAGGAGAAAGGAAGGAAGTATATTGGCTTTTCAGAGGAAAGGAAACAAAACAATGGTTGCGCGCCAATGGTTTTCGTTACTCATTGTTTTTTAAACAGAAATACTTTGACACTTTATTTTACACTTACACCGTATAAAATACAGTACGATG
This region of Vicia villosa cultivar HV-30 ecotype Madison, WI unplaced genomic scaffold, Vvil1.0 ctg.002425F_1_1, whole genome shotgun sequence genomic DNA includes:
- the LOC131638801 gene encoding kelch repeat-containing protein At3g27220-like: MARFHSKHTFSTKIIITIFLSLSTFIAIAFIANHIFHSSAHISITSNWLIDIPNSTITPPHKTPERFLSATFADIPAPQWNWEQMDSAPVPRLDGYSIQIQNLFYVFSGYANLDHVHSHVDVFDFRSNKWVDKFDTPKEMAHSHLGVATDERYIYIVSGQYGPQCRGPISTVFVLDTITKKWDNLPPLPFPRYAPATQLWRGRLHVMGGGKENRHTPALDHWSLAVKDGKALEKQWRTEIPIPRGGPHRACIVVNDHLYVIGGQEGDFMPKPGSPIFKCSRRHEVVYGNVYMLDDEMKWKVLPPMPKPNSHIECAWVIVNNSIIITGGTTEKHPVTKRMMLVGEVFQFNLDSMKWSVIGKLPYRVKTTLAGFWDGWLYFTSGQRDRGPDNPQPRKVVGETWRTKLSLS